A portion of the Paenibacillus hamazuiensis genome contains these proteins:
- a CDS encoding metallophosphoesterase codes for MEQQPNITRRTFMKKGVTLLAAAFAAPPASFGYARYIEPGWLAVKELTLSFERLPSPFDGLRVVQFSDVHMGYHYSAGDLSRLADRIAELKPDLIAFTGDLYDSVVDADPSACIDALSKLKAPLGVYAVLGNHDYYDDAGKAAKVLAEGGLRVLRNEGVLQKRGSSAIRIAGVEDMWEGKPDLAKALKQGGSETFTLLLSHAPDFADEALASPVDLQLSGHSHGGQVRLPLYGHIFTPPYSRKYVDGLYRLGDSKLQLYVNRGIGVSVYPVRFCCRPELTVLTLRRQ; via the coding sequence TTGGAGCAGCAACCTAATATAACGCGACGGACTTTTATGAAAAAAGGAGTCACGCTGCTCGCGGCAGCGTTTGCGGCTCCTCCCGCTTCGTTCGGATATGCCCGTTACATCGAACCCGGGTGGCTTGCGGTCAAGGAGTTGACCTTGTCGTTCGAACGGCTGCCCTCCCCTTTCGACGGGCTGCGAGTCGTTCAATTCAGCGACGTACATATGGGGTATCATTATTCGGCCGGCGATTTGAGCAGGTTAGCGGATCGCATTGCGGAGCTTAAACCCGATTTGATCGCTTTCACCGGCGATTTGTACGACTCGGTCGTGGACGCCGATCCGTCCGCATGCATCGATGCCTTATCGAAGCTAAAAGCACCGCTGGGCGTATATGCGGTGCTTGGCAATCACGATTATTATGACGATGCGGGCAAAGCGGCCAAAGTGCTCGCCGAGGGTGGTTTGCGCGTGCTGCGCAATGAAGGCGTCCTGCAAAAGCGCGGCAGCTCGGCCATTCGTATCGCCGGCGTCGAAGATATGTGGGAAGGCAAACCCGATCTCGCCAAAGCTCTTAAACAAGGCGGCTCCGAAACGTTTACCCTGCTGCTTTCACACGCGCCCGATTTTGCAGACGAAGCTTTGGCTTCACCTGTCGATTTGCAGCTGTCCGGTCACAGCCATGGCGGACAGGTTCGGCTGCCGCTTTACGGGCACATTTTCACGCCGCCATATTCCCGTAAGTATGTGGACGGGCTTTACCGCCTCGGCGATAGTAAGCTTCAGCTGTACGTGAACCGCGGGATCGGAGTTTCCGTGTACCCGGTTCGTTTTTGCTGCAGGCCGGAGCTGACGGTCTTGACTTTAAGGCGCCAATAG